In one window of Microplitis demolitor isolate Queensland-Clemson2020A chromosome 4, iyMicDemo2.1a, whole genome shotgun sequence DNA:
- the LOC103576343 gene encoding mitochondrial 2-oxodicarboxylate carrier isoform X2 — MTKMYHNEGLGAFWKGILPPIIAETPKRALKFFTFEQYKQLFSSSSNLPLPVILALAGFCAGITEGVVVNPFEVVKVHMQSNRSQMKHFPSTMTVTRKIIQENGLGGLNRGLSATALRNGIFNCCYFGFYHSVKGFIPVNKDPWIEFFTKVGLGFTAGTLASCLNIPFDVAKSRIQGPQDNIQYKGTFKTLKIVYQNEGLTALYKGLVPKILRLGPGGAIMLVVYDYMHSFLTFKFQSQLIN; from the exons ATGACTAAAATGTATCACAATGAAGGTCTAGGTGCATTTTGGAAAGGTATATTACCACCAATTATTGCTGAAACTCCTAAAAGAGCACTGAaa TTTTTCACTTTCGAACAGTACAAACAGTTATTCAGCTCTAGTTCAAATTTACCTTTACCTgtg ATTTTAGCATTGGCTGGATTCTGCGCTGGGATAACTGAAGGAGTAGTAGTAAATCCTTTTGAAGTTGTGAAAGTACACATGCAGTCAAATCGTTCACAGATGAAACATTTTCCTAGTACAATGACGGTCACTAGGAAAATAATCCAAGAAAATGGACTGGGAGGACTAAACCGTGGGCTGTCGGCAACGGCTCTGAGAAATGGAATTTTCAACTGCTGCTATTTTGGGTTCTACCACTCGGTCAAAGGATTTATACCAGTCAATAAAGATCCTTGGATCGAATTCTTCACAAAA gtAGGATTAGGATTTACTGCTGGTACATTGGCATCTTGTTTGAACATTCCGTTCGATGTTGCTAAAAGTCGGATACAAGGGCCGCAGGATAATATTCAATACAAGGGAACCTTCAAGACTTTGAAAATTGTTTACCAAAATGAAgg attaacGGCATTATACAAAGGACTTGTACCTAAAATATTGAGATTGGGACCTGGAGGTGCAATAATGCTCGTCGTGTACGACTACATGCATTCCTTCTTGACATTTAAATTCCAAagccaattaattaattaa
- the LOC103576337 gene encoding nucleoside diphosphate phosphatase ENTPD5 isoform X1, with amino-acid sequence MELRRRQLSNEDTNELPPRAKKVPSSTLFKMRPKKVILSLGILLFVYIAISFNLEPMRLGSTAIDNLASSLNLQKLQYVVIIDAGSTGSRVLAFTFHNSIISGDLVLDHELFAEVKPGLSSFADDPQAGIQTLQTLIGKAKAVIPESAWPHTHVSMKATAGLRLLPRHKADNIIAECTKFFSQSGFLTTKNSVSIMEGVDEGIYAWFTVNFLTERLSSYQFDKTAAVLDLGGGSTQVTYALDDEDLKTITKHYYTITAFNRNMTLYTYSYLGMGLMAARKGILTGVGHHQEKEKEQDLKDSEVLVRSECINPIVSAGWSYGGVNYLVKGPVNGTHKKIKTPGGAVTEEDRPVVRVNECMKVVKDYIDTIDEKPVGLAKHNIYAVSYYYDRATEAGLIDPFKGGVITLQSFHKKLIEICNYPNTDQPFMCLDMTFIYVLLHDAFGLDHATKLNLYKKYNGHELSWSLGAAFSLLDSE; translated from the exons ATGGAACTACGTCGACGtcag ctttcAAATGAAGACACAAATGAACTACCACCGCGCGCGAAGAAAGTTCCATCCTCAACACTATTTAAAATGCggccaaaaaaagtaattctgTCACTGGGGATCCTCCTGTTCGTCTACATTGCGATATCCTTCAACCTGGAGCCGATGCGCCTGGGCTCCACAGCAATCGACAATCTCGCAAGTTCTCTAAACCTCCAGAAACTGCAGTACGTAGTGATAATAGACGCGGGTTCAACGGGGAGCCGCGTGCTGGCCTTCACTTTCCACAATTCAATCATCAGCGGCGACCTAGTACTGGACCACGAGCTCTTCGCTGAAGTTAAACCAGGTCTTAGTAGTTTTGCAGACGACCCTCAAGCAGGAATCCAGACTCTCCAGACACTTATCGGCAAAGCAAAAGCTGTAATTCCTGAGTCCGCTTGGCCGCACACTCACGTCAGTATGAAAGCCACCGCAGGGCTGCGACTCCTTCCCCGTCACAAAGCCGACAACATAATAGCAGAGTGCACGAAATTCTTCAGCCAGTCCGGGTTCCTCACCACCAAAAACTCCGTCTCCATAATGGAAGGCGTCGACGAAGGAATCTACGCCTGGTTCACCGTAAATTTCCTCACTGAAAGATTATCAAGTTACCAATTCGACAAAACAGCAGCAGTATTAGATCTAGGCGGCGGGTCAACTCAAGTGACCTACGCTCTGGATGACGAAGACCTCAAGACAATTACGAAACATTACTACACAATAACTGCCTTCAATCGCAACATGACTCTCTACACTTACAGTTACTTGGGCATGGGTCTGATGGCTGCACGCAAAGGAATTCTTACTGGGGTAGGTCATCACCAGGAGAAGGAGAAGGAGCAGGATCTAAAAGATTCAGAAGTGCTGGTGAGATCTGAGTGCATAAATCCAATCGTATCTGCTGGCTGGAGCTACGGAGGCGTAAATTACTTGGTCAAAGGACCGGTCAATGGCACGCACAAGAAAATCAAAACTCCGGGCGGCGCTGTCACTGAAGAAGACAGACCTGTTGTTAGAGTTAATGAGTGCATGAAAGTCGTTAAGGATTACATTGACACTATTGATGAGAAACCTGTGGGATTGGCTAAGCATAATATCTATGCTGTTTCTTATTACTATGACCGCGCTACtgag GCAGGATTAATAGATCCATTTAAAGGAGGCGTTATAACTTTGCAATCATTTCATAAAAAACTTATTGAAATATGTAATTATCCAAATACTGATCAGCCATTTATGTGCCTAGATATGACGTTTATTTATGTACTATTACACGACGCATTTGGTCTTGATCATGCGACtaaattaaat ctttacaaaaaatacaacGGACATGAGCTAAGCTGGAGTTTAGGCGCAGCTTTCAGTCTCCTTGATAGCGAATGA
- the LOC103576337 gene encoding nucleoside diphosphate phosphatase ENTPD5 isoform X3 produces MRPKKVILSLGILLFVYIAISFNLEPMRLGSTAIDNLASSLNLQKLQYVVIIDAGSTGSRVLAFTFHNSIISGDLVLDHELFAEVKPGLSSFADDPQAGIQTLQTLIGKAKAVIPESAWPHTHVSMKATAGLRLLPRHKADNIIAECTKFFSQSGFLTTKNSVSIMEGVDEGIYAWFTVNFLTERLSSYQFDKTAAVLDLGGGSTQVTYALDDEDLKTITKHYYTITAFNRNMTLYTYSYLGMGLMAARKGILTGVGHHQEKEKEQDLKDSEVLVRSECINPIVSAGWSYGGVNYLVKGPVNGTHKKIKTPGGAVTEEDRPVVRVNECMKVVKDYIDTIDEKPVGLAKHNIYAVSYYYDRATEAGLIDPFKGGVITLQSFHKKLIEICNYPNTDQPFMCLDMTFIYVLLHDAFGLDHATKLNLYKKYNGHELSWSLGAAFSLLDSE; encoded by the exons ATGCggccaaaaaaagtaattctgTCACTGGGGATCCTCCTGTTCGTCTACATTGCGATATCCTTCAACCTGGAGCCGATGCGCCTGGGCTCCACAGCAATCGACAATCTCGCAAGTTCTCTAAACCTCCAGAAACTGCAGTACGTAGTGATAATAGACGCGGGTTCAACGGGGAGCCGCGTGCTGGCCTTCACTTTCCACAATTCAATCATCAGCGGCGACCTAGTACTGGACCACGAGCTCTTCGCTGAAGTTAAACCAGGTCTTAGTAGTTTTGCAGACGACCCTCAAGCAGGAATCCAGACTCTCCAGACACTTATCGGCAAAGCAAAAGCTGTAATTCCTGAGTCCGCTTGGCCGCACACTCACGTCAGTATGAAAGCCACCGCAGGGCTGCGACTCCTTCCCCGTCACAAAGCCGACAACATAATAGCAGAGTGCACGAAATTCTTCAGCCAGTCCGGGTTCCTCACCACCAAAAACTCCGTCTCCATAATGGAAGGCGTCGACGAAGGAATCTACGCCTGGTTCACCGTAAATTTCCTCACTGAAAGATTATCAAGTTACCAATTCGACAAAACAGCAGCAGTATTAGATCTAGGCGGCGGGTCAACTCAAGTGACCTACGCTCTGGATGACGAAGACCTCAAGACAATTACGAAACATTACTACACAATAACTGCCTTCAATCGCAACATGACTCTCTACACTTACAGTTACTTGGGCATGGGTCTGATGGCTGCACGCAAAGGAATTCTTACTGGGGTAGGTCATCACCAGGAGAAGGAGAAGGAGCAGGATCTAAAAGATTCAGAAGTGCTGGTGAGATCTGAGTGCATAAATCCAATCGTATCTGCTGGCTGGAGCTACGGAGGCGTAAATTACTTGGTCAAAGGACCGGTCAATGGCACGCACAAGAAAATCAAAACTCCGGGCGGCGCTGTCACTGAAGAAGACAGACCTGTTGTTAGAGTTAATGAGTGCATGAAAGTCGTTAAGGATTACATTGACACTATTGATGAGAAACCTGTGGGATTGGCTAAGCATAATATCTATGCTGTTTCTTATTACTATGACCGCGCTACtgag GCAGGATTAATAGATCCATTTAAAGGAGGCGTTATAACTTTGCAATCATTTCATAAAAAACTTATTGAAATATGTAATTATCCAAATACTGATCAGCCATTTATGTGCCTAGATATGACGTTTATTTATGTACTATTACACGACGCATTTGGTCTTGATCATGCGACtaaattaaat ctttacaaaaaatacaacGGACATGAGCTAAGCTGGAGTTTAGGCGCAGCTTTCAGTCTCCTTGATAGCGAATGA
- the LOC103576337 gene encoding nucleoside diphosphate phosphatase ENTPD5 isoform X2: MYYSRLSNEDTNELPPRAKKVPSSTLFKMRPKKVILSLGILLFVYIAISFNLEPMRLGSTAIDNLASSLNLQKLQYVVIIDAGSTGSRVLAFTFHNSIISGDLVLDHELFAEVKPGLSSFADDPQAGIQTLQTLIGKAKAVIPESAWPHTHVSMKATAGLRLLPRHKADNIIAECTKFFSQSGFLTTKNSVSIMEGVDEGIYAWFTVNFLTERLSSYQFDKTAAVLDLGGGSTQVTYALDDEDLKTITKHYYTITAFNRNMTLYTYSYLGMGLMAARKGILTGVGHHQEKEKEQDLKDSEVLVRSECINPIVSAGWSYGGVNYLVKGPVNGTHKKIKTPGGAVTEEDRPVVRVNECMKVVKDYIDTIDEKPVGLAKHNIYAVSYYYDRATEAGLIDPFKGGVITLQSFHKKLIEICNYPNTDQPFMCLDMTFIYVLLHDAFGLDHATKLNLYKKYNGHELSWSLGAAFSLLDSE; the protein is encoded by the exons ATGTATTATAGCCGT ctttcAAATGAAGACACAAATGAACTACCACCGCGCGCGAAGAAAGTTCCATCCTCAACACTATTTAAAATGCggccaaaaaaagtaattctgTCACTGGGGATCCTCCTGTTCGTCTACATTGCGATATCCTTCAACCTGGAGCCGATGCGCCTGGGCTCCACAGCAATCGACAATCTCGCAAGTTCTCTAAACCTCCAGAAACTGCAGTACGTAGTGATAATAGACGCGGGTTCAACGGGGAGCCGCGTGCTGGCCTTCACTTTCCACAATTCAATCATCAGCGGCGACCTAGTACTGGACCACGAGCTCTTCGCTGAAGTTAAACCAGGTCTTAGTAGTTTTGCAGACGACCCTCAAGCAGGAATCCAGACTCTCCAGACACTTATCGGCAAAGCAAAAGCTGTAATTCCTGAGTCCGCTTGGCCGCACACTCACGTCAGTATGAAAGCCACCGCAGGGCTGCGACTCCTTCCCCGTCACAAAGCCGACAACATAATAGCAGAGTGCACGAAATTCTTCAGCCAGTCCGGGTTCCTCACCACCAAAAACTCCGTCTCCATAATGGAAGGCGTCGACGAAGGAATCTACGCCTGGTTCACCGTAAATTTCCTCACTGAAAGATTATCAAGTTACCAATTCGACAAAACAGCAGCAGTATTAGATCTAGGCGGCGGGTCAACTCAAGTGACCTACGCTCTGGATGACGAAGACCTCAAGACAATTACGAAACATTACTACACAATAACTGCCTTCAATCGCAACATGACTCTCTACACTTACAGTTACTTGGGCATGGGTCTGATGGCTGCACGCAAAGGAATTCTTACTGGGGTAGGTCATCACCAGGAGAAGGAGAAGGAGCAGGATCTAAAAGATTCAGAAGTGCTGGTGAGATCTGAGTGCATAAATCCAATCGTATCTGCTGGCTGGAGCTACGGAGGCGTAAATTACTTGGTCAAAGGACCGGTCAATGGCACGCACAAGAAAATCAAAACTCCGGGCGGCGCTGTCACTGAAGAAGACAGACCTGTTGTTAGAGTTAATGAGTGCATGAAAGTCGTTAAGGATTACATTGACACTATTGATGAGAAACCTGTGGGATTGGCTAAGCATAATATCTATGCTGTTTCTTATTACTATGACCGCGCTACtgag GCAGGATTAATAGATCCATTTAAAGGAGGCGTTATAACTTTGCAATCATTTCATAAAAAACTTATTGAAATATGTAATTATCCAAATACTGATCAGCCATTTATGTGCCTAGATATGACGTTTATTTATGTACTATTACACGACGCATTTGGTCTTGATCATGCGACtaaattaaat ctttacaaaaaatacaacGGACATGAGCTAAGCTGGAGTTTAGGCGCAGCTTTCAGTCTCCTTGATAGCGAATGA
- the LOC103576343 gene encoding mitochondrial 2-oxodicarboxylate carrier isoform X1: MSNDDLGLIKKAVIQIGAGGSAGFVEVCAMHPMDIIKTRLQLQVKTDKVNALYYTGIRDCMTKMYHNEGLGAFWKGILPPIIAETPKRALKFFTFEQYKQLFSSSSNLPLPVILALAGFCAGITEGVVVNPFEVVKVHMQSNRSQMKHFPSTMTVTRKIIQENGLGGLNRGLSATALRNGIFNCCYFGFYHSVKGFIPVNKDPWIEFFTKVGLGFTAGTLASCLNIPFDVAKSRIQGPQDNIQYKGTFKTLKIVYQNEGLTALYKGLVPKILRLGPGGAIMLVVYDYMHSFLTFKFQSQLIN; the protein is encoded by the exons atgaGTAACGACGACTTGggtttgataaaaaaagcGGTAATTCAAATTGGAGCTGGTGGGTCAGCTGGTTTTGTTGAAGTTTGTGCGATGCACCCAATGGATATCATTAAAACACGTTTGCAATTGCAAGTTAAAACTGATAAAGTCAATGCTTTGTACTATActg gaaTACGTGATTGTATGACTAAAATGTATCACAATGAAGGTCTAGGTGCATTTTGGAAAGGTATATTACCACCAATTATTGCTGAAACTCCTAAAAGAGCACTGAaa TTTTTCACTTTCGAACAGTACAAACAGTTATTCAGCTCTAGTTCAAATTTACCTTTACCTgtg ATTTTAGCATTGGCTGGATTCTGCGCTGGGATAACTGAAGGAGTAGTAGTAAATCCTTTTGAAGTTGTGAAAGTACACATGCAGTCAAATCGTTCACAGATGAAACATTTTCCTAGTACAATGACGGTCACTAGGAAAATAATCCAAGAAAATGGACTGGGAGGACTAAACCGTGGGCTGTCGGCAACGGCTCTGAGAAATGGAATTTTCAACTGCTGCTATTTTGGGTTCTACCACTCGGTCAAAGGATTTATACCAGTCAATAAAGATCCTTGGATCGAATTCTTCACAAAA gtAGGATTAGGATTTACTGCTGGTACATTGGCATCTTGTTTGAACATTCCGTTCGATGTTGCTAAAAGTCGGATACAAGGGCCGCAGGATAATATTCAATACAAGGGAACCTTCAAGACTTTGAAAATTGTTTACCAAAATGAAgg attaacGGCATTATACAAAGGACTTGTACCTAAAATATTGAGATTGGGACCTGGAGGTGCAATAATGCTCGTCGTGTACGACTACATGCATTCCTTCTTGACATTTAAATTCCAAagccaattaattaattaa
- the LOC103576342 gene encoding uncharacterized protein LOC103576342, with the protein MDKQKHRESRRKKEKLNYNNKKKERNSKASDSKPSPAKPYLLANFERTGVSSDEDDFDDDFYSFDYVTKSTLTQPSSSFAEVVDQDDTDVKSSNDFNYLANTALTSGYFQFKSEKNWSVDTSKFSDLLAFDVKNLSIIFNCIPFNQTIEVDDKYFTKDQLTSFNTTAEQAKKIYEQELHDKERQQKLSDENRRNSKESSPKVDSIDDDTVEDLDFLLSLKEPVKTSSVTSLLAPKQTNEPKPNSAPSTKSIDLEKWLDSVLDI; encoded by the exons aTGGACAAACAAAAGCACAG AGAGAGCCGcaggaaaaaagaaaaattaaattacaataacaaGAAAAAGGAGCGAAATTCAAAAGCATCAGATTCGAAACCATCTCCAGCTAAGCCGTACTTGCTAGCGAATTTCGAGAGAACCGGAGTTTCGTCCGACGAGGATGACTTTGATGATGACTTTTACTCATTTGATTACGTCACGAAAAGTACACTGACCCAGCCGAGCTCTAGCTTCGCAGAAGTGGTCGACCAGGACGACACTGATGTCAAATCCAGCAAcgactttaattatttagccAACACTGCCTTGACCAGCGGGTACTTTCAATTTAAGTCTGAGAAAAACTGGTCCGTGGACACTTCCAAGTTTAGCGACCTGCTGGCTTTTGAcgtcaaaaatttatccattatttttaattgtattccTTTCAATCAAACTATCGAAGtcgatgataaatattttacc aaagaTCAATTGACATCATTTAATACAACCGCCGAGcaagcgaaaaaaatttacgagcaAGAATTACATGACAAAGAACGTCagcaaaaattatctgatgaaAATCGACGTAATTCTAAAGAATCCTCACCAAAAGTAGACTCTATTGATGATGATACCGTTGAAGATCTAGATTTCTTACTATCACTCAAAGAACCAGTGAAAACTTCATCTGTCACCTCTCTGTTGGCTCCTAAGCAGACCAATG aGCCAAAACCAAATAGCGCGCCCAGTACCAAGTCGATAGATCTCGAAAAGTGGCTGGACTCGGTTCtggatatttaa